The Prodigiosinella aquatilis region CAGCCACGCGCTCAGTATGTCCGTGTCGATATTGCTGTCACCGGCATATCCAGCGCTCCGCCCCAGATAGCGATATCCTAAATCCTTAACAAAAAACTGAATCAAACGCTGCTGTGTGGCGCGTTCGCGCTGGCCTATGGTGCTCAAAAGGCGCTCTCCTTAGAGCCTGTCCCACCAGGCTATTTTATTTGCCAGACTGGACTTGGGCAGTGCTCAAAATCCTCACGTACAGTGTGTACGCTCCGGTTTTTCCGCGCTGTCCGCATCCAGTCTGACTGCAACAATTACGCCTGCTGGGACAGGCTAATTTTCAGCAATGGAACTCCATCACGCGGTTTATGGCGAATTGCAGATTCTTATCGTCAAATAGCTTCATCTTACGGCTGGCCCAGCGTTCACCGGCAGGCCACTGGTGCAGCCCCTCTTTCACGGAATCCAGCGTGGGCTGACATTGTCCTCGGGTCAGCAGCCAGTCAACGGTTGCCAGCAGCTCCAGACCAAACGGCGATTCAAAGCCGTCAATCAACTGGCTGACCTGCTCAAGCGCCGGTAGCCACTCTTTGGCCTCGTTGTTCAGCCAGAGGTGGACGTGTTCTTTTTCCCGATCGTTGAACCAGATCACATCCAGCGGTTGGCTGTCCGGGATGCGTTTCTCGGCTTTCAGATAGGTGCCATCCAGCGCGTTAAGCAGATGATTCAGGTTGGGGGCATATGGGCCGTAATAGTGCGCCTCAAACCGTAGTTTTAGCACGTCTTCCTGCTGATGCTGTTCAATGGCGCGCTGCAACAGCCATGCCAGCTTCTGAATTTCCAGCAGGCTGCACTCCATCCCCAGCACCCAGTAACGGCGCACCAGTTCAGCGATCATCGCTCTGGCGGGAGTGAGCTTTTTTACACCGGTGTTCTTAGCTACGTTCTGGTATTTTTCGGTAGGCTCATAAATCAGGATTTCCGTGCCCGGAAGGTCGCCCAGCGCAGATTCAATCCGCGCCCGAACGTCCGGCCAGTTCAGTCCTCCGTTGCCCGCGCCCAGCGGAGGAATGGCGATGGACCGCACGTTTTCTTCGATCAAAAAGCGGCGCAAGTCCTGCAAGCCGTCTTCAATCCACTCCATGCGGGAGTCGGCGCGCCAGTGCTGTTTGGTGGGGAAATTGACAATCCAGCGCGGCCCCATCAGTTCGCCGGTTTCGGTAATGAACATCTTGCCGGTCATCACCTGCTTTTGCTTGCAGGCGAGGGCATAGGCTTTCATATTGTCGGGGAAGCGCTCTTTGAACATCAGCGCGATGCCTTTGCCCATGACGCCGACGGTATTAACCGTATTCACCAGTGCTTCCACGGGCGCGTCCAGTAAATTGCCTTGTGTATATGTCATCATGAGAAGTACCACCCGGCCCGTGTGTGAACGGGCATTGACAGATTGCGTTGCGATAGCCACTGCTCTAATTGTAACCTGACGCCATCGTTGTAACAAATCATCCCGCCCAGCAGCGTGATAGGGCAGTGCTGCCAGATTAACGCCTCGGCCTGATAGCGTTCAAATTTGGCTGGGTCGTCCGGATCGCGCCGGAAATCCCGCGCCTGTAAGATAGGCCAGTCGATCTGATTCAAGTCGTCCAGACGGGTGTAGTAGTTGACCCAGTTATAGTAAGCGTGGCTGTCGGTAAACACGAAAGGGACATTTTGCGACGCCACGTGCCGCAGGCTGCTGACCAGAATGACGATTTCTTCATTAGGACGCTGCTTAATGCCGCCGCGCCCGCTGTGGATATTCATCAGCATCGGCGAGAAGGGAGTAAAGTAAAACGGCACATAGTCATGCAGCGTCCCGCCCGTCCCGGCAGGCACCGGATGCCCGGCGCGCTTATCGATAAGCTCCGGGTTGCCGATATTGATCCAGTTTACAGCCTGTACCGGGCTGTTGCCGCAGTGCAAGCCGTTATCCAGTATCCACGGGATATTGTCCCGATGGACAATGCGCCAGATCAGGGCTTTTTCCGGGTTGAGGTTGGCGCTGTAGTCATAAGCCATGTGCTTTCCCTTCTATATTAAACGGGTTTTCCCGGTTAACAGTTCCTGCATCATCCCCTGTTTAAGCTGACGGGTTTTGTTCAGACGCTGTTGCAGAGTTTGAATGTCCTTGTCCATATCGGAGAGGATGGCAGCGATAGCGGTTTGTTCTTCTTTTGGAGGAACAGGAATGGGGATTATTTTCAGGTTGTTCTTCGATACCCCAAAGACCTTCATACCCGTTGCCAGTCGGTCAATGCAAGCTTTAACGGCACGAATACAATGTAAGTAGCCCCGAAAACCGTCTACAAATATATTATTCACATCACGCAACAAATAAGTATGTAATCCCGCAACTATTTTATTATCCCTTACACCTTGAATCTCAATACTTTTCCCTATACCAGCATAGTCTTCTGAGGCATCAGCCATAATAATGTCACCATCTTCGATAAACGAAGAAGACACCAATTCGCTTGATATTCTGGGGATAGTATTACTTTCCAAATTTAGATTGTTGGTCCATTTCGTGTGGATGTCACCATAATGAATATATCCATACTCTCCATTATCAGAAAGATCACTTCTTGCATTTGTCGATGTGGATAGAAATGAAAACACCTGACCGTAGGTTGAAATATCCCAGTCCTCAGGAGTATCCCCCAACTCACTCTTTTTATATCCCTTCGCCGTCCCATCTCCCCACATGGCAAACTGTGGCAAACGGGTTTTACCAGTCAGTAGTTGCTGCATGGTGGCTGTTTTTATGGCCTGTTTTTTTGAGAGTAATTTTTCCAACTTGATAATAAGTGTGTCAATTTCTATCAGAACATTGGCAATGCTATTTTGTTCATCTTCCCTAGGTACTGCTATAACAATTCTTTTGAGTAATGAACCTGTTATAAGTGGTTGCCCGGATCCAAAAATCAAAGAGTTAATATTTTTTTGAAGCAAAATATAATAAAATAATGAAATGTTATATTGAGGCTTAATCTTAACTATAAGTGTATTATCGGAAACACCGTATTCCCCTGTCACAAAGTTTAATCTACCAGCGTTAGCCCCAACACGAGCAATGAGTAATGCATTACCTTCATATTCTCCAGATTTACAAGTGCCGATTAAACCTGTTGAACCATAAAGCGGATACTCTCCGTTGCTTTGCGTGTTTGTCTTCCCTGAGGCTATAGAAATTGATAATTCCCCTAAAGAGTAAACACCCCAATCCTCCGGAATCACCCCCACCTCAGTCAGCTTAAACCCCGCAGGTACTCCTTTCACCGCTGCACCCGACTGTTGTTTGTCCACAATTAATTCCACCATCACCACACCAGTCCCATCGCTCGTAAATGCCCGGCCACTTTCTCGCTCAACGCTTCAACGGACGCTTCCAGCACCGGTAACGGCTCGGCATAGCGCTCTTCCAGCTCCTTCACGCGCTCCGCCAGTTGCTGGGTGATACGCTCAATCTCTGCCTTAATCCCGGCCTGCAACGTCGCCAGCCATTTGTCCTGCACCACCAGCGCTTTGATTGCCGCTTCATCCAGCGTGGGATAATGTTTAAACACCGCGCGATCTAGTGCTTCCTGTGCGGCTTTCAGTGCTTTTTTCGCATTAGCCTCTGCTTTAATCAGTGCCAGACAACGGTTCAGCGCCGCCAGTTCATCCGGGTCGGCGGTGATTTTCTTCAATTTTGTCAGGCGGGCATTGACCAGCTTTTGCGTCACCTTATCCTTGTCATTCCTTGCATCGGCCAGCAAATCGTCTTCCCCTGCCGACTCCTCGACAAACTCAGCTAACTGACGGCTGGCTTCTTCACTGCGTTCTTGTGCGTGGTTCAGCGCATCCAGCAGTTCCGGGAAACAACGAATTTCCACCAGTGAACGAGGCAGCACGTCGGCCTTGTAGCGCCGCTTGTCAAATTCAAAATCGTGCACCTCTTTCCAGATGTTTTTACCGTCCTTACCCTTAGCTGGCAGGATCTCACGCAGCGAAGCGGCGGCTTTCCAGCCGTCCTGCGTGATCACATATACATCGTCCTGCATGGTGTCGGCCCAGTAGTCCATCAGGATCTGGTACACGCTGTATTTATTCAGCAACTCGCTGTTAGCATACTGCGACAGCAGCATCTCGCCGATATCGTGGATCAGCGCCTTGGGTTTATCGCCCTTGCCGATCTCATTCAGCGCCGCCTCTTTTACCCATGCCTTAAATGGCAGCAGGCTGCGAGTGGCAAAATCCCTAAATTCCTGATGCGCCAGAATGGTCGGTTTAACCTGCCGGGCTTCTACCTGCGCGCGACAGTAGCCGGGGCGAGCGTCAGCAAACAGCACGTTGCGCAGGGTAGGGAATACCCGCCAGTAGTCCTGTAAAGCATCAACATCGCGCGCCGGAATGCCGCCCTGTAGGTGTGCGGTCAGATCGTGCAGATCTTCCGGTTCGCCGCCGTCGATATAGCGGGGGATATTAAGGTTATAATCATTCCCGGCGATGTCACTTAACGGCACCATCCGGCTGTATCCGGGCACCGTGCGCTGGTGGTTGAATACGTCCACGATGCGATGAATATCCCGGCTGCGCAGGCGGTTCTTGTTGCCGTCCTTGGTAAACCCTCGGCTGGCGTCGATCATAAAAATGCCTTTGCGGCTGTGGGCGTGCTCTTTGTCAATCACGATAATGCACGCCGGGATGCCGGTGCCGTAAAACAGGTTGGCAGGTAAGCCGATAATGCCCTTGATATAGCCTTGCTTGATCAGGTTTTCGCGGATATTCGCTTCGGCGTTGCCGCGGAACAGCACGCCATGCGGCAGGATCACCGCCCCTTTGCCGGTGCTTTTCAGGCTCTTGATAATATGTAGCAGAAAGGCGTAATCACCGTTCTTCTCCGGCGGAATACCCCAGACGAAGCGTTCAAACGGATCTTTTTTCGGATCCAGTCCGCTGGTCCAGTTTTTATTGGAAAACGGCGGGTTGGCCACGGCGAAATCGAAGGCTTTCAGCTTGCCGTTGGCTTCTTTCCACTGCGGATCGCTCAGGGTATTGCCCTGCCAGATTTTAGCGGTGGCATTGTTGTGCAGGATCATGTTCATACGCGCCAGTGCGCTGGTGGCGTTGTCCATTTCCTGCCCGAAGATCGACAGCCCGCGACGCGTTTCGTCGCTGACTTTCAACAGCAGCGAGCCGGAACCGCAGGTGGGGTCGTATACCGTGGCATCCTGCGGCGTATCGGCCGTAATGCCGATCACCTTCGCCAGAATACGCGACACCTCTGCTGGAGTATAAAATTGTCCCTTACTTTTACCGGATTCGGTGGCGAAGTGGCGCATCAGGTATTCATAGGCATCGCCCAGCAGATCGTCGCCATCGGCCCGGTTGCTGGAAAGATCCAGCCCCTCGAAGATACCGACCAGCTTCGTCAGGCGGTCAATCATCTCCTTGCCTTTACCAAGCTTGTCTTCATCGTTAAAGTCGGCCTCGTCAATAACGCCTTTCAAATCGTTCTCTTCCGCCAGCTTGCGGATGATTTTGTTAATTTTATCGCCGATTTCTTTATCGTTTTTCAGCGCGATCATATCGTCAAAGCTGGCCCTTTTCGGGATAACGATCATCCCGTAAGGATCGCCTTTATATTTGTCAGAAACGTACTTCATAAACAGCAGGGTCAGCACATAGTCCTTGTACTGGCTGGCGTCCATCCCGCCGCGCAGTTCATCACAGCTTGCCCACAGAGAGGAATAGAGTTCGGTTTTTTTGATAGCCATTAAATATCTCGTTTCGCGCGATGACGTGCCGTAAGCGGGTTACAGCAGATCGGTGTTCAGACCGGCGGCTTTCAGCCGACGGGTTAAGTTACGCATTTTGCTGAATTCAGTGCCAAGGCTTTGACTCAGACCGGTGCCTTCGCAAAAGGCTTTTGCCGTAATGTGTTCCAGCTCGTCGGCATATTTGATCATTTGCAGATGCAGCTCGACGGTGTACTGGTTACGCGGGGCTTTGTCCAGTGCCTGCTTAATATGGTGGTAGATGTCCTGTTCATTCATACTGTATGGGTGACTAAAGGTGTATTAGCTAATTTGGCTAAATTAGCTAACTACAATATTAGGTTCAAGCATTTTGATGACTGGCGTATTTGTTTGCACAGTTTATGAGCGTAGAAAATCGCTTGCGGTTAATTCATCGCCGCGCTATCTTTTACCCGTACCTGCAAAATCAGGTGCCGGGATTGGTCTCCCGAATACCATACTGGCGACATATGACGCGTCTTGCGTCTTTTTTTATGTCGTATGCTTAGCTATACCGAATTATGGTGGGCTGAGCGGGGGCACCGCAAGGTGCGCCGGTTCCAGTATGGCCGGTAAGACCAACTCCGTTCAGTCCACCACCCGCAAGATTGGTCTCTTCGGTGGTGGTTTAAACATCACATACTGGAGGCTGCCATTATGGCTACAACCCTCACCCAGACTCACCCGTTACTTACCCTTCCTTTCAGCGCTGCCACGGATTTCACCGTACTGGCCGGTCACTGCGAAAACTTTGCCGAAATTCTGATTGAAAGCGACGATCCGGCGCTGAGGCTGGCGCTCTGCGGGCGGCTTGCCGCCTGTCTTGCGCTGTTGAGGCCCACGTTGAATCAGCCCGTTCCTCGCCATCTGTTCGAAAGCCTCACCGTTGATACCCTTCCCGCCGTCTCTCCCTGTTTTGATCCCAATTCAGAGTTACTTTGTGATTACTGCCTTGTGCTGGCGCAGCTTTTGACAGGACGGGCGCTGTCGCCGGAGGCGGAGCGGATGTTGATCGGTCTGCTGGCTGAACTGGTCTGGTATTTTGCCGCTGAACTGGAAGCCCCGCGCTGGATACGTACTGCTGATGGCGTGAAGTGTATTAATGAGGGGGAGGCATGAACCAACAGGATTGGCATCCCGCCGATATTATTGCGGCACTGAAAAAGCGAGGAACAACACTGGCGGCGGTTTCGCGTAACGCGGGACTGGCCTCTTCCACGCTGGCAAACGCGTTAAC contains the following coding sequences:
- a CDS encoding transcription factor; translation: MNEQDIYHHIKQALDKAPRNQYTVELHLQMIKYADELEHITAKAFCEGTGLSQSLGTEFSKMRNLTRRLKAAGLNTDLL
- a CDS encoding DUF4433 domain-containing protein, yielding MAYDYSANLNPEKALIWRIVHRDNIPWILDNGLHCGNSPVQAVNWINIGNPELIDKRAGHPVPAGTGGTLHDYVPFYFTPFSPMLMNIHSGRGGIKQRPNEEIVILVSSLRHVASQNVPFVFTDSHAYYNWVNYYTRLDDLNQIDWPILQARDFRRDPDDPAKFERYQAEALIWQHCPITLLGGMICYNDGVRLQLEQWLSQRNLSMPVHTRAGWYFS
- a CDS encoding type I restriction-modification system subunit M, which encodes MAIKKTELYSSLWASCDELRGGMDASQYKDYVLTLLFMKYVSDKYKGDPYGMIVIPKRASFDDMIALKNDKEIGDKINKIIRKLAEENDLKGVIDEADFNDEDKLGKGKEMIDRLTKLVGIFEGLDLSSNRADGDDLLGDAYEYLMRHFATESGKSKGQFYTPAEVSRILAKVIGITADTPQDATVYDPTCGSGSLLLKVSDETRRGLSIFGQEMDNATSALARMNMILHNNATAKIWQGNTLSDPQWKEANGKLKAFDFAVANPPFSNKNWTSGLDPKKDPFERFVWGIPPEKNGDYAFLLHIIKSLKSTGKGAVILPHGVLFRGNAEANIRENLIKQGYIKGIIGLPANLFYGTGIPACIIVIDKEHAHSRKGIFMIDASRGFTKDGNKNRLRSRDIHRIVDVFNHQRTVPGYSRMVPLSDIAGNDYNLNIPRYIDGGEPEDLHDLTAHLQGGIPARDVDALQDYWRVFPTLRNVLFADARPGYCRAQVEARQVKPTILAHQEFRDFATRSLLPFKAWVKEAALNEIGKGDKPKALIHDIGEMLLSQYANSELLNKYSVYQILMDYWADTMQDDVYVITQDGWKAAASLREILPAKGKDGKNIWKEVHDFEFDKRRYKADVLPRSLVEIRCFPELLDALNHAQERSEEASRQLAEFVEESAGEDDLLADARNDKDKVTQKLVNARLTKLKKITADPDELAALNRCLALIKAEANAKKALKAAQEALDRAVFKHYPTLDEAAIKALVVQDKWLATLQAGIKAEIERITQQLAERVKELEERYAEPLPVLEASVEALSEKVAGHLRAMGLVW
- a CDS encoding helix-turn-helix transcriptional regulator, which translates into the protein MNQQDWHPADIIAALKKRGTTLAAVSRNAGLASSTLANALTKHWPKGEKLIAEALGVSPAEIWPSRYRKSENR
- a CDS encoding macro domain-containing protein, with the translated sequence MMTYTQGNLLDAPVEALVNTVNTVGVMGKGIALMFKERFPDNMKAYALACKQKQVMTGKMFITETGELMGPRWIVNFPTKQHWRADSRMEWIEDGLQDLRRFLIEENVRSIAIPPLGAGNGGLNWPDVRARIESALGDLPGTEILIYEPTEKYQNVAKNTGVKKLTPARAMIAELVRRYWVLGMECSLLEIQKLAWLLQRAIEQHQQEDVLKLRFEAHYYGPYAPNLNHLLNALDGTYLKAEKRIPDSQPLDVIWFNDREKEHVHLWLNNEAKEWLPALEQVSQLIDGFESPFGLELLATVDWLLTRGQCQPTLDSVKEGLHQWPAGERWASRKMKLFDDKNLQFAINRVMEFHC
- a CDS encoding restriction endonuclease subunit S, encoding MVELIVDKQQSGAAVKGVPAGFKLTEVGVIPEDWGVYSLGELSISIASGKTNTQSNGEYPLYGSTGLIGTCKSGEYEGNALLIARVGANAGRLNFVTGEYGVSDNTLIVKIKPQYNISLFYYILLQKNINSLIFGSGQPLITGSLLKRIVIAVPREDEQNSIANVLIEIDTLIIKLEKLLSKKQAIKTATMQQLLTGKTRLPQFAMWGDGTAKGYKKSELGDTPEDWDISTYGQVFSFLSTSTNARSDLSDNGEYGYIHYGDIHTKWTNNLNLESNTIPRISSELVSSSFIEDGDIIMADASEDYAGIGKSIEIQGVRDNKIVAGLHTYLLRDVNNIFVDGFRGYLHCIRAVKACIDRLATGMKVFGVSKNNLKIIPIPVPPKEEQTAIAAILSDMDKDIQTLQQRLNKTRQLKQGMMQELLTGKTRLI